The genomic stretch GCCAGCCGTTGCGCTTGAAGTTGATCTGGAAGCGCCCGTTGGGTGTGATCGCCCGGCGGGTGTAGCCCTCCGACGTGAACTTTTTGTTGTTGCCGGTGGCGGTCGGCGAGATCGCCGCAACCTGCCCTCCCCGGACCATGAAGACCACCTGGCGGGGGATGTCGACCTCGAAGTGGTCCGCAGGAGTGGTGAACGCCGGAGCCGGCTTGGTGGCGGTCTGGAGGCGGGTGGTGGTCACCGGGTCGGCCGTGCCGTTGCGGGGCAGGTTCTCTACCTTCTGGAACGCGGTGACCCCGTGTTTGGTCGCGCCGTCCCAAACGCCGTCGACCTTGCCGACCAGGTACCCGAGGTCGGCCAGCCGCTGCTCCAGCGCCAGCACCTCAGGTCCCGACGGGTTGGCCGGCGGCACGGGGGCGAGCGGCGCAACCGGGGGTGGCGGAGGGGGCG from Actinomycetota bacterium encodes the following:
- a CDS encoding L,D-transpeptidase family protein — translated: PPPPPPVAPLAPVPPANPSGPEVLALEQRLADLGYLVGKVDGVWDGATKHGVTAFQKVENLPRNGTADPVTTTRLQTATKPAPAFTTPADHFEVDIPRQVVFMVRGGQVAAISPTATGNNKKFTSEGYTRRAITPNGRFQINFKRNGWRTAPLGRLYRPAYFNGGIALHGSTSIPTAPASHGCVRLPMQFADYILDNAPIGMVVYVYGGPTGPNPQPFLDEPPLPAPPPPAPVPVPIPVPEPVPVPVEPPPALEPPPGLLDGIINP